In Nicotiana tabacum cultivar K326 chromosome 19, ASM71507v2, whole genome shotgun sequence, one DNA window encodes the following:
- the LOC107808435 gene encoding protein CURVATURE THYLAKOID 1A, chloroplastic — translation MAAAASTSMAATAVFASRFPLSSTTKAAPVRCSALPYLPPRLSATAFSSSLKFAEPKRSSLLQVKASSSEESGAVDTSELLTDLKEKWDAVENKSTVIVYGGGAIVAVWLSTIVVGAINSVPLLPKIMELVGLGYTGWFVYRYLLFKSSRKELAEDIEQLKKKIAGTE, via the exons ATGGCAGCAGCAGCTTCTACTTCAATGGCAGCTACTGCCGTCTTTGCTTCTCGTTTCCCACTTTCCTCCACCACCAAAGCCGCCCCTGTTCGCTGCTCCGCCTTGCCTTACCTTCCACCCCGCCTTTCTGCTACTGCCTTCTCATCTTCTCTCAAGTTTGCTG AGCCCAAGAGGTCTTCGCTACTCCAAGTCAAAGCCTCTTCATCAGAAGAATCTGGTGCTGTTGATACCAGTGAATTGCtgacagatctaaaagaaaag TGGGATGCTGTTGAAAACAAGTCTACAGTTATAGTTTATGGAGGTGGGGCAATTGTTGCAGTTTGGCTGTCTACAATTGTTGTTGGTGCTATCAACTCAGTTCCTCTG CTCCCGAAAATAATGGAGCTGGTGGGCCTTGGATATACTGGGTGGTTTGTCTACCGCTATCTTCTATTCAAG TCAAGTAGAAAAGAATTGGCAGAAGACATTGAgcaattgaagaagaagattgcaggaactgaataa
- the LOC107765519 gene encoding GDSL esterase/lipase At4g01130-like, whose translation MKPLIRMSLWFYSMVITWVFLAAILFMVDTTECKNCGFKAIFNFGDSNTDTGGFWAAFPAQGPPHGMTYFKKPVGRATDGRVILDFLAQAFGLPFLSPYLQSIGSDYKHGANFATAASTVRLPQTSLFVTGVSPFSLQIQLRQMKEFKVKVDELQHKGQTNLPSPDLFGKSLYTFYIGQNDFTGNLARIGIIGVKEFLPQLISQIVSTIKEIYALGGRTFWVLNLAPIGCYPAFLVELPHNSSDIDQFGCLISYNNAVMDYNNMLKAALAKTREEIADADVVYVDTNTVLLDLFQHPTSHGLKYGTKACCGYGGGAYNFNQQLFCGNTKQINGTKVTANACEDPQNYVSWDGIHTTDVANELTIYAILNGSYFDPPFPLHHICDI comes from the exons ATGAAGCCATTAATAAGAATGAGTTTATGGTTTTATTCTATGGTGATTACTTGGGTTTTCTTGGCAGCAATCTTATTTATGGTGGATACAACAGAGTGCAAAAACTGTGGATTTAAGGCAATCTTTAACTTTGGAGATTCAAATACAGATACAGGTGGTTTTTGGGCAGCTTTCCCAGCTCAGGGTCCTCCCCATGGAATGACCTACTTCAAGAAACCAGTTGGACGGGCAACTGATGGCAGAGTCATCCTTGATTTTCTAG CTCAAGCGTTCGGTTTGCCATTTTTGAGTCCATATCTGCAATCAATTGGATCTGATTACAAGCATGGTGCAAATTTTGCAACAGCGGCATCCACAGTGCGCTTGCCACAAACTTCTTTATTTGTTACTGGAGTTAGCCCTTTTTCTCTTCAGATTCAGCTTCGACAAATGAAAGAATTTAAGGTTAAAGTCGATGAACTTCAGCATAAAG GGCAAACTAATCTGCCTTCCCCGGACTTATTTGGAAAGTCGCTCTATACATTCTACATTGGTCAAAATGACTTCACTGGAAATCTGGCAAGAATAGGAATAATTGGAGTGAAAGAGTTTCTACCTCAACTGATTTCTCAAATTGTTAGCACCATCAAG GAGATATATGCATTAGGTGGGAGGACATTTTGGGtgctaaatttagcaccaattgGATGTTACCCTGCATTTTTGGTGGAGCTGCCTCATAACTCTTCGGATATTGACCAGTTTGGTTGTCTAATATCATACAATAATGCAGTGATGGATTATAACAATATGCTCAAAGCAGCATTGGCAAAAACAAGAGAAGAAATTGCTGATGCAGATGTGGTATATGTGGACACTAATACTGTGCTCTTGGACCTCTTCCAACACCCTACTTCTCATg gGCTAAAATATGGAACCAAAGCATGTTGTGGATATGGAGGTGGTGCCTACAATTTTAACCAGCAACTATTCTGTGGAAATACCAAACAAATAAATGGAACTAAAGTGACAGCCAATGCCTGTGAAGATCCACAAAATTATGTAAGCTGGGATGGAATACATACTACAGATGTAGCAAACGAACTCACTATATATGCCATTCTCAATGGTTCTTATTTTGATCCTCCTTTCCCACTTCATCACATTTGTGATATCTAG
- the LOC107808438 gene encoding BTB/POZ domain-containing protein POB1 isoform X1 encodes MKDQNLDLFDPRTAIMDPGYSPNRARDPDFGFAFNDSNFSDRLLRIEIMADLLDPEGFHCQSLADWARNRKRPLDITACPEEQIISCNQIYTEDAENENQDESVVAMIEEPHSGDEAANTDDSSWNFDSPRVVKVKTLHISSPILAARSPFFYKLFSNGMRESEQRQVTLRINASEEAALMELLNFMYSNTLTTDTAPALLDVLMAADKFEVASCMRYCSRQLRNLPMTPESALLYLELPSSVLMAEAVQPLTDAAEQFLAARYKDITKFQEEVMKLPLAGVEAILSSDDLQVASEDTVYDFVLKWTRAHYPQFEERREILGSRLGRCIRFPFMSCRKLRKVLACNDFDHEFASKLVLEALFYKAEAPHRQRNQAAEESSSPSRRFVERSYKYRPVKVVDFELPRQQCVVYLDLKREECANLFPSGRVYSQAFHLGGQGFFLSAHCNMDQQSSFHCFGLFLGMQEKGSVAFAVDYEFAARTKPGEEYVSKYKGNYTFTGGKAVGYRNLFAIPWPSFIAEDSPYFINGMLHLRAELTIRN; translated from the exons ATGAAGGATCAGAATTTGGATCTTTTCGACCCGAGAACGGCTATAATGGATCCGGGATACTCTCCTAACCGTGCCCGGGACCCCGATTTCGGGTTTGCATTCAACGACAGCAACTTCTCCGACCGTCTCCTCCGAATCGAGATTATGGCCGACCTGCTCGACCCCGAGGGCTTTCATTGTCAGAGTCTAGCTGATTGGGCCCGCAATCGCAAACGAC CTTTGGATATCACTGCATGCCCTGAAGAGCAGATTATAAGCTGTAACCAAATTTATACTGAAGATGCTGAGAATGAAAATCAAGATGAGTCAGTTGTTGCAATGATCGAAGAACCACACTCAG GAGATGAAGCTGCTAACACTGATGATTCATCTTGGAACTTTGATTCTCCAAGAGTTGTTAAAGTTAAAACCTTACATATCAGCTCCCCAATTTTAGCAGCAAGAAGCCCATTCTTCTACAAG CTCTTCTCCAATGGGATGAGGGAGTCTGAGCAAAGACAAGTAACTCTAAGAATTAATGCTTCAG AGGAAGCTGCACTGATGGAGCTCCTGAATTTTATGTATAGCAATACATTGACCACTGATACAGCGCCTGCTTTATTGGATGTACTCATGGCTGCCGACAAGTTTGAAGTTGCTTCTTGCATGCGGTATTGCAGCCGGCAACTGCGTAATTTACCAATGACTCCAGAGTCCGCTTTGCTGTATTTGGAGCTTCCTTCTAGCGTCCTGATGGCTGAAGCTGTTCAGCCATTGACTGATGCCGCAGAACAATTCCTAGCTGCAAGATACAAAGATATTACCAA GTTTCAGGAAGAGGTTATGAAGTTGCCTCTTGCTGGAGTAGAGGCTATTTTGTCCAGTGATGACCTCCAGGTAGCATCAGAGGATACAGTGTACGACTTCGTGTTGAAGTGGACAAGGGCTCATTATCCACAGTTTGAGGAACGACGAGAAATCCTTGGTTCGCGACTTGGTCGTTGCATCCGTTTTCCTTTCATGAGTTGTCGAAAGCTTCGGAAGGTTCTGGCATGTAATGACTTTGATCATGAATTTGCATCCAAGCTTGTTCTTGAGGCCCTCTTTTATAAAGCTGAGGCCCCTCATCGTCAGCGAAACCAAGCTGCAGAAGAATCGTCATCACCTAGTCGTCGTTTTGTGGAGCGTTCTTACAAGTATCGACCTGTCAAGGTGGTTGATTTTGAACTTCCACGGCAACAATGTGTAGTCTACCTGGATCTTAAGCGGGAGGAATGTGCTAACCTTTTCCCTTCAGGAAGAGTGTATTCTCAAGCATTTCATTTAGGGGGACAAGGGTTTTTCCTGTCTGCACATTGCAACATGGATCAGCAAAGCTCTTTCCATTGTTTTGGTCTCTTTCTGGGTATGCAGGAAAAGGGTTCTGTTGCTTTTGCTGTTGATTACGAATTTGCAGCAAGAACAAAACCAGGAGAGGAGTATGTCAGCAAATACAAAGGTAACTACACTTTTACGGGGGGCAAGGCAGTTGGCTACCGCAATCTATTTGCCATACCATGGCCTTCTTTCATCGCTGAGGACAGTCCATATTTTATTAACGGTATGCTCCATCTCAGGGCTGAACTTACTATCAGGAACTGA
- the LOC107808438 gene encoding BTB/POZ domain-containing protein POB1 isoform X2 — MIEEPHSGDEAANTDDSSWNFDSPRVVKVKTLHISSPILAARSPFFYKLFSNGMRESEQRQVTLRINASEEAALMELLNFMYSNTLTTDTAPALLDVLMAADKFEVASCMRYCSRQLRNLPMTPESALLYLELPSSVLMAEAVQPLTDAAEQFLAARYKDITKFQEEVMKLPLAGVEAILSSDDLQVASEDTVYDFVLKWTRAHYPQFEERREILGSRLGRCIRFPFMSCRKLRKVLACNDFDHEFASKLVLEALFYKAEAPHRQRNQAAEESSSPSRRFVERSYKYRPVKVVDFELPRQQCVVYLDLKREECANLFPSGRVYSQAFHLGGQGFFLSAHCNMDQQSSFHCFGLFLGMQEKGSVAFAVDYEFAARTKPGEEYVSKYKGNYTFTGGKAVGYRNLFAIPWPSFIAEDSPYFINGMLHLRAELTIRN, encoded by the exons ATGATCGAAGAACCACACTCAG GAGATGAAGCTGCTAACACTGATGATTCATCTTGGAACTTTGATTCTCCAAGAGTTGTTAAAGTTAAAACCTTACATATCAGCTCCCCAATTTTAGCAGCAAGAAGCCCATTCTTCTACAAG CTCTTCTCCAATGGGATGAGGGAGTCTGAGCAAAGACAAGTAACTCTAAGAATTAATGCTTCAG AGGAAGCTGCACTGATGGAGCTCCTGAATTTTATGTATAGCAATACATTGACCACTGATACAGCGCCTGCTTTATTGGATGTACTCATGGCTGCCGACAAGTTTGAAGTTGCTTCTTGCATGCGGTATTGCAGCCGGCAACTGCGTAATTTACCAATGACTCCAGAGTCCGCTTTGCTGTATTTGGAGCTTCCTTCTAGCGTCCTGATGGCTGAAGCTGTTCAGCCATTGACTGATGCCGCAGAACAATTCCTAGCTGCAAGATACAAAGATATTACCAA GTTTCAGGAAGAGGTTATGAAGTTGCCTCTTGCTGGAGTAGAGGCTATTTTGTCCAGTGATGACCTCCAGGTAGCATCAGAGGATACAGTGTACGACTTCGTGTTGAAGTGGACAAGGGCTCATTATCCACAGTTTGAGGAACGACGAGAAATCCTTGGTTCGCGACTTGGTCGTTGCATCCGTTTTCCTTTCATGAGTTGTCGAAAGCTTCGGAAGGTTCTGGCATGTAATGACTTTGATCATGAATTTGCATCCAAGCTTGTTCTTGAGGCCCTCTTTTATAAAGCTGAGGCCCCTCATCGTCAGCGAAACCAAGCTGCAGAAGAATCGTCATCACCTAGTCGTCGTTTTGTGGAGCGTTCTTACAAGTATCGACCTGTCAAGGTGGTTGATTTTGAACTTCCACGGCAACAATGTGTAGTCTACCTGGATCTTAAGCGGGAGGAATGTGCTAACCTTTTCCCTTCAGGAAGAGTGTATTCTCAAGCATTTCATTTAGGGGGACAAGGGTTTTTCCTGTCTGCACATTGCAACATGGATCAGCAAAGCTCTTTCCATTGTTTTGGTCTCTTTCTGGGTATGCAGGAAAAGGGTTCTGTTGCTTTTGCTGTTGATTACGAATTTGCAGCAAGAACAAAACCAGGAGAGGAGTATGTCAGCAAATACAAAGGTAACTACACTTTTACGGGGGGCAAGGCAGTTGGCTACCGCAATCTATTTGCCATACCATGGCCTTCTTTCATCGCTGAGGACAGTCCATATTTTATTAACGGTATGCTCCATCTCAGGGCTGAACTTACTATCAGGAACTGA
- the LOC107808437 gene encoding eukaryotic translation initiation factor 1A-like, with the protein MPKNKGKGGKNRKRGKNEADDEKRELVFKEDGQEYAQVLRMLGNGRCEAMCIDGTKRLCHIRGKMHKKVWIAAGDIILVGLRDYQDDKADVILKFMPDEARLLKAYGELPENTRLNEVNGLDEEDDGDGDDYIEFEDEDIDKI; encoded by the exons ATGCCGAAGAACAAGGGAAAGGGAGGAAAGAACAGGAAGAGAGGAAAGAACGAAGCTGATGACGAAAAGAGAGAGCTTGTTTTTAAGGAAGACGGACAGGAATACGCTCAGGTTCTTCGTATGCTCGGTAATGGGCGTTGTGAAGCTATGTGTATTGATGGTACAAAACGTCTTTGTCACATACGTGGTAAGATGCATAAGAAGGTTTGGATCGCCGCCGGTGATATCATCCTTGTCGGCCTCCGTGATTATCAG GATGACAAAGCTGATGTGATTCTGAAGTTTATGCCAGATGAGGCGAGGTTGTTGAAGGCGTACGGAGAGTTGCCAGAGAACACTAGGCTCAATGAGGTTAACGGattggatgaagaagatgatggtGATGGTGATGACTACATTGAGTTTGAAGACGAGGACATTGACAAAATCTAA
- the LOC107808439 gene encoding uncharacterized protein LOC107808439, protein MGYNNICHIIRLMSWLLLLLLLLPSKVRGSSHTLDRDSLDSFIHDYAINNMTRHYTGNLYNISLPTNFSGMETSIVRFRSGSFWRKGANFSFFHIPPSVLPWPFVKRFDIIYENLGNWSSKYYDVPNYTFVTPVIGFLAYDANRSRENYGMVELNIMANHILVHFPQISLPQNHNKNVTMKCVRFVSNGSIEFSNITMNNSCISRGQGHFSIVIPSLKPEEKENKRGQWKWWVIGFGVGVVGFILLIVIGSLVYKCFGLKRRGKMERQSEKSEALDTVWVGNSRMPSASGIRTQPVLENSYVP, encoded by the coding sequence ATGGGGTATAACAATATATGTCACATCATCCGACTGATGTCTTggctattattgttgttgttgttattgccaTCAAAAGTACGAGGATCAAGTCATACATTAGATCGAGACTCATTAGATTCATTCATTCATGACTATGCAATCAATAATATGACGAGACATTATACAGGTAACTTGTATAATATTTCCCTCCCTACAAATTTTTCAGGCATGGAAACTTCAATTGTTCGTTTTAGAAGTGGAAGTTTTTGGAGAAAAGGAGCCAATTTTAGCTTCTTCCACATCCCACCAAGTGTATTACCATGGCCTTTTGTTAAGAGATTTGACATCATTTATGAAAATCTTGGTAATTGGTCATCTAAATACTATGATGTTCCAAATTACACATTTGTAACTCCTGTCATAGGCTTTTTagcatatgatgcaaatagaaGCAGAGAAAATTATGGAATGGTTGAGCTCAACATTATGGCAAATcacattttggttcatttcccaCAAATATCTCTGCCACAAAATCACAACAAGAATGTGACAATGAAATGTGTTAGATTTGTTTCAAATGGCAGCATAGAGTTCAGCAATATAACGATGAATAACTCGTGTATATCGCGAGGACAAGGCCATTTCTCCATAGTCATTCCATCATTGAAGCCAGaggagaaggaaaataaaaggggGCAATGGAAATGGTGGGTAATAGGATTTGGAGTAGGAGTTGTTGGATTCATATTGTTGATTGTGATTGGAAGTTTggtatataaatgttttgggctaaAAAGGAGGGGAAAAATGGAGAGACAATCTGAAAAAAGTGAGGCTTTGGACACAGTTTGGGTTGGGAATAGCAGAATGCCTTCTGCTTCAGGTATCAGAACTCAACCAGTTCTTGAAAATAGTTATGTTCCTTGA
- the LOC107808434 gene encoding uncharacterized protein LOC107808434: MMRITEIAKSKPLTSSIETLSHQFIQKCFVSRTAKGKGKLKAGQPLKRSKVSTKKGAELANKEPPRRKNEFDEMVEECLSSTAPVRSLKPKEQAREAERERMGLISKARDEELKKMNKMKKEFANPWPIGPPGLDLISLGLVDVEKLPKYEMTVEDGRRLAKEYSRVLMRKHRQRQAAETTLLRLKKEAIEALPENLKAAALVPDLTPFPVNRFMATLTPPIEGYIEKVKEAAKKSSAKEKLR; encoded by the coding sequence ATGATGCGAATAACCGAAATCGCAAAATCCAAACCCTTGACCTCATCAATTGAAACCCTAAGTCACCAATTCATACAAAAATGCTTCGTCAGTCGAACAGCAAAAGGAAAAGGCAAACTCAAAGCAGGGCAGCCACTGAAAAGATCAAAAGTCTCAACGAAGAAAGGCGCAGAACTAGCAAATAAAGAACCACCGAGAAGAAAAAACGAATTCGACGAAATGGTTGAAGAATGCTTATCGTCTACTGCTCCAGTGAGATCATTGAAGCCCAAAGAACAAGCGCGAGAAGCTGAAAGAGAGAGAATGGGCTTAATTAGCAAAGCCCGAGATGAAGAGCTTAAAAAAATGAACAAGATGAAGAAGGAGTTTGCAAATCCATGGCCAATTGGGCCACCGGGTTTGGATTTGATTTCACTTGGGCTTGTTGATGTAGAGAAGCTTCCCAAGTACGAAATGACAGTTGAAGATGGAAGGAGGCTTGCGAAGGAGTACAGTAGGGTTTTAATGCGTAAGCATAGGCAGAGGCAGGCTGCTGAGACGACATTGTTGAGGTTGAAGAAAGAGGCAATTGAGGCGTTACCGGAGAATTTGAAAGCTGCTGCTTTGGTTCCTGATTTGACACCGTTCCCTGTGAATCGGTTTATGGCTACTTTAACGCCGCCTATTGAAGGTTATATTGAGAAGGTTAAAGAGGCAGCTAAGAAGAGTTCTGCAAAGGAGAAGCTTAGATGA